The proteins below are encoded in one region of Streptomyces roseirectus:
- a CDS encoding beta-ketoacyl synthase N-terminal-like domain-containing protein produces the protein MNSCEADARCVAVIGMACRLPGASGAGELWELLLDGADATGETPAERYDAGALHSAQGAPGGITARRAGYVAGAGEFDAAFFGMSEAEAAQLDPQQRLLLTTAWEALEDAGLPPSRLAGTRTGVFVGNARSDYLENALRQGADGADAAQLGNFRSLLPARVSHFFDLRGPSVVVDTACSSSLVAVHQAVQSLRAGESPLALAAGVNLVLRPDEAIVMSQAGGHSHDGRSRFGDAAADGHAPADAVGVVVLKRLDQAIADGDRIRAVIRGSAVGNDGRTSDSVLNPSLQGQLDVLRWAYEDAGVDPADVDYVEAHGSGSPALDPLELTALGEVLGAGRPADRPLLVGSVKTNIGHGEAGGGIAGLIKTVLCLEHGRVPASINLSTPRPDLDWDALPLRIPGEVHDLPERTGRRALAGVSAQGSAALNAHVVLAEAAPPAPAEDTGTAAGPCVLALSARSAEALADLAAAYVRYLAPDGAGAAHSVRDICHSAALRRDHHTGHRLAVAGETHAELAAALMARTPPAEGPLADLAAAYTAGEDVDWEAALGKGARYVPVPGNPWRTRRYWAGERAAEPADDLAQWVLTEHARTSFEDGSTLTDIGIDSLAKLRIVVDLAKRTGQDVDPEELGGLRTVGELRAWTRSLQAATR, from the coding sequence ATGAACAGCTGCGAGGCGGACGCCCGCTGCGTGGCGGTGATCGGCATGGCCTGCCGGCTGCCCGGCGCCAGTGGGGCCGGTGAACTGTGGGAGCTGCTGCTCGACGGAGCGGACGCCACCGGGGAGACCCCCGCGGAGCGTTATGACGCGGGCGCGCTGCACTCCGCCCAGGGCGCCCCCGGCGGGATCACCGCCCGCCGCGCGGGCTACGTCGCGGGAGCCGGGGAGTTCGACGCCGCCTTTTTTGGCATGTCCGAGGCAGAAGCGGCTCAACTGGACCCGCAGCAGCGCCTCCTGCTGACGACCGCCTGGGAGGCGCTGGAGGACGCGGGCCTGCCCCCGTCCCGGCTGGCCGGCACCCGCACCGGCGTCTTCGTCGGCAACGCCCGCTCGGACTACCTGGAGAACGCCCTGCGCCAGGGCGCGGACGGCGCCGACGCCGCCCAGCTGGGCAACTTCCGCTCCCTGCTGCCCGCCCGCGTCTCGCACTTCTTCGACCTGCGCGGCCCCAGCGTCGTCGTCGACACCGCCTGCTCCTCCTCCCTCGTCGCCGTCCACCAGGCCGTGCAGAGCCTGCGCGCCGGTGAGAGCCCCCTCGCGCTCGCGGCCGGCGTCAACCTGGTGCTGCGGCCCGACGAGGCCATCGTGATGAGCCAGGCCGGCGGCCACTCCCACGACGGGCGCAGCCGGTTCGGCGACGCCGCCGCCGACGGCCACGCGCCCGCCGACGCGGTCGGTGTCGTCGTCCTCAAACGCCTCGACCAGGCGATCGCCGACGGCGACCGGATCCGCGCCGTGATCCGGGGCAGCGCGGTCGGCAACGACGGCCGCACCAGCGACAGCGTCCTGAACCCCTCCCTCCAGGGCCAGTTGGACGTCCTGCGCTGGGCCTACGAGGACGCCGGCGTCGACCCGGCCGACGTCGACTACGTCGAGGCGCACGGCTCGGGGTCGCCCGCCCTCGACCCGCTGGAACTCACCGCCCTCGGCGAGGTCCTGGGCGCCGGACGCCCCGCAGACCGGCCGCTGCTGGTCGGCTCCGTGAAGACCAACATCGGCCACGGCGAGGCGGGCGGCGGCATCGCCGGCCTGATCAAGACGGTGCTCTGCCTGGAGCACGGCCGCGTGCCGGCCAGCATCAACCTGAGCACCCCCCGCCCCGACCTCGACTGGGACGCCCTCCCGCTGCGCATCCCCGGCGAGGTCCACGACCTGCCCGAGCGCACCGGCCGCCGCGCCCTCGCCGGCGTCTCCGCGCAGGGCTCGGCCGCGCTCAACGCGCACGTCGTCCTCGCCGAGGCCGCCCCGCCCGCCCCCGCCGAGGACACCGGGACCGCCGCCGGCCCCTGCGTACTGGCGCTCTCCGCGCGTAGCGCCGAGGCCCTGGCCGACCTCGCCGCCGCCTACGTCCGATACCTGGCCCCCGACGGCGCCGGCGCCGCGCACTCCGTGCGGGACATCTGCCACAGCGCCGCCCTGCGCCGCGACCACCACACCGGTCACCGCCTCGCCGTGGCCGGCGAGACCCACGCGGAGCTGGCCGCCGCCCTGATGGCGCGCACGCCGCCCGCCGAGGGCCCGCTCGCCGACCTCGCCGCCGCGTACACGGCCGGGGAGGACGTCGACTGGGAGGCCGCGCTCGGCAAGGGCGCCCGCTACGTCCCCGTGCCCGGCAACCCCTGGCGGACCAGGCGCTACTGGGCCGGCGAGCGCGCCGCGGAGCCCGCCGACGACCTCGCGCAGTGGGTGCTGACCGAGCACGCCCGCACTTCCTTCGAGGACGGCTCCACCCTC
- a CDS encoding GAF domain-containing protein — MDSLSPEELRLAGEQRRLRLQILGLNSVGAEATFDRVARLAAGFTQSPLAMVNFISDEQQMFRGMYTPPGDPGERTDAAGNAVTFDLSNLTREAPGDYGFCPHAVAMGSQLALDDVFDYPRFKGNALVNDLGVRSYLGTPLRDNTGMILGTVCVADFKPRTWDAQTREGMKELADTLLSEFRLRDSLLAQQQELFAVFDGAPFPIMLTEGPEHLLRYANGKQGQAFGMVPQFSRGRHVLPGLEAIGVFNAMDDAFRNGQTTTLSGGRIKTYDSPSPQEFDFLCTPVRTSPTAPVSGILTVAMNAGGQNSATQSHAFAANVQQRFEQMGNGALAGSNTPVDFFGPRH; from the coding sequence ATGGACTCCCTCTCACCTGAAGAACTCCGTCTCGCGGGCGAGCAGCGCCGGCTGCGACTGCAGATTCTCGGCCTCAATTCGGTCGGCGCGGAGGCCACCTTCGACCGGGTGGCGCGGCTCGCGGCCGGGTTCACCCAGTCGCCCCTGGCCATGGTCAACTTCATCAGCGACGAACAGCAGATGTTCCGCGGCATGTACACGCCCCCCGGCGATCCGGGCGAGCGGACCGACGCGGCGGGCAACGCGGTCACCTTCGACCTCAGCAACCTCACCCGCGAGGCCCCCGGCGACTACGGCTTCTGCCCGCACGCCGTCGCGATGGGCTCCCAGCTCGCGCTGGACGACGTGTTCGACTACCCGCGCTTCAAGGGCAACGCCCTCGTCAACGACCTCGGTGTGCGCTCCTACCTCGGCACCCCGCTGCGCGACAACACCGGCATGATCCTCGGCACGGTCTGCGTCGCCGACTTCAAGCCGCGCACCTGGGACGCGCAGACCCGGGAGGGCATGAAGGAGCTGGCCGACACGCTGCTGTCGGAGTTCCGGCTGCGCGACAGCCTGCTGGCCCAGCAGCAGGAGCTGTTCGCGGTGTTCGACGGGGCGCCCTTCCCGATCATGCTGACCGAGGGCCCCGAGCACCTGCTGCGCTACGCCAACGGCAAGCAGGGCCAGGCGTTCGGCATGGTCCCGCAGTTCAGCCGGGGCCGGCACGTCCTGCCGGGCCTGGAGGCGATCGGCGTGTTCAACGCGATGGACGACGCCTTCCGCAACGGCCAGACCACCACGCTCAGCGGCGGCCGCATCAAGACCTACGACTCGCCGTCGCCGCAGGAGTTCGACTTCCTGTGCACCCCGGTGCGCACCTCCCCCACCGCGCCCGTCAGCGGGATCCTCACCGTCGCCATGAACGCGGGCGGCCAGAACTCGGCCACCCAGTCCCACGCGTTCGCCGCCAACGTCCAGCAGCGGTTCGAGCAGATGGGCAACGGCGCCCTCGCCGGCTCGAACACCCCGGTGGACTTCTTCGGCCCCCGCCACTGA
- a CDS encoding flavodoxin family protein → MRTLLIVHHTPSPNCQALFEAAVAGASAPGIEGVRVVRRAALAATASDVLAADAYLLGTPANLGYLSGALKHFFDQIYYPCLDTTRGRPWGAYVHGGSDTTGALRALDTITTGLGWRRAVEPVTVTGEPAKGDTEACWELGAALAAGLME, encoded by the coding sequence GTGCGCACCTTGCTGATCGTCCACCACACCCCCTCCCCGAACTGCCAGGCCCTGTTCGAGGCCGCCGTCGCCGGCGCGAGCGCGCCCGGGATCGAGGGCGTGCGCGTCGTCCGCCGGGCCGCGCTCGCGGCCACCGCCTCCGACGTCCTGGCCGCCGACGCCTACCTCCTGGGCACCCCGGCGAACCTCGGCTACCTCTCCGGCGCCCTCAAGCATTTCTTCGACCAGATCTACTACCCCTGCCTCGACACCACCCGGGGCCGCCCCTGGGGCGCCTACGTCCACGGCGGCAGCGACACGACCGGCGCGCTGCGGGCGCTGGACACGATCACCACGGGGCTCGGGTGGCGCCGGGCGGTGGAGCCGGTGACGGTGACGGGGGAGCCGGCGAAGGGGGACACTGAGGCGTGCTGGGAGCTGGGGGCGGCGCTGGCGGCGGGGCTGATGGAGTGA
- a CDS encoding glycoside hydrolase family 127 protein, producing MSNRTAEALLTPLGRRPFLAAATTLTLTGVPALPARATPRPTAAPTAPFLLTDVALLDGPFRDNQRRNTAYLRFVDLDRLLHTFRLNVGLPSTAQPCAGWEGPDVELRGHSTGHLLSGLALTHANTGDTALRDKGRRLVAALAECQAASPAAGFHPGYLSAFPESFFDRLEAGTGVWAPYYTLHKIMAGLVDQYRLSGNEQALDVVLRKGDWVDRRTAGLSYERMQRVLDTEFGGMNDVLADLHAITGDARWLAVAERFAHARVFDPLARGEDKLAGLHANTQIPKAVGAVRMWEEGLDDRYRTIGENFWRIVTGHHTYVIGGNSNGEVFHEPDVIAGQLSDSTCENCNSYNMLKLTRLLHFHAPGRTDLLDHYERALFNQMLGEQDPDSAHGFNIYYTGLAPGSAKRQPSFMSPEDAYSTDYTNFSCDHGTGMETHAKFADTIYSHDEQRLLVNLFIPSEVNWRAKGIRWRQTTRLPDQDTTTLTVTAGRARHALVVRIPGWARGARVRLNGRALPDRPAPGTWFTLDRAWRRGDRVDVTLPLRTTVEATPDDPEVQAVLHGPVVLAGAYGDRANPWMPRLDVASVRRESADPLRFTARADGEQVTLLPIARVHHQHYSVYWRTGEPPPPPPEFVAWHPFDETTGTSASDATGNGKTATLAGGATWTRGRTGGAVALDGTDGHVALAADLLAGASAYTLAAWVRLTGEPAPWTRIFDLGTGVTANLFLTPRSSADTLRFAITAGGGGAEQRIDAPQLTPDRWTHVAVTYGTGTAVLYVDGTEAGRNTAVTVEPRHFGNHIRTAWLGRSQYNDPYLKAALDDVRVYGRTLDATEIADLAR from the coding sequence ATGTCGAACCGTACGGCGGAGGCTTTGTTGACCCCCCTAGGCAGACGCCCGTTCCTCGCCGCGGCGACCACCCTCACCCTCACCGGTGTCCCCGCGCTCCCGGCCCGTGCGACACCCCGCCCCACGGCCGCCCCCACCGCCCCCTTCCTGCTCACCGACGTCGCCCTCCTCGACGGCCCGTTCCGCGACAACCAGCGCCGCAACACCGCCTACCTGCGCTTCGTGGACCTCGACCGGCTGCTGCACACCTTCCGGCTCAACGTCGGCCTGCCCAGCACGGCCCAGCCCTGCGCCGGCTGGGAAGGCCCGGACGTCGAACTGCGCGGCCACTCCACCGGGCACCTCCTGTCCGGCCTCGCCCTCACCCACGCGAACACCGGCGACACCGCACTGCGCGACAAGGGACGCCGGCTGGTCGCCGCGCTCGCCGAGTGCCAGGCCGCCTCGCCGGCCGCCGGCTTCCACCCCGGGTACCTGTCCGCGTTCCCGGAGAGCTTCTTCGACCGCCTGGAGGCGGGCACCGGGGTCTGGGCGCCCTACTACACCCTGCACAAGATCATGGCCGGCCTCGTCGACCAGTACCGGCTCTCCGGCAACGAACAGGCCCTCGACGTCGTGCTGCGCAAGGGCGACTGGGTGGACCGGCGGACGGCCGGCCTGTCGTACGAGCGGATGCAGCGCGTCCTGGACACCGAGTTCGGCGGCATGAACGACGTCCTCGCCGACCTGCACGCGATCACCGGTGACGCCCGCTGGCTCGCCGTCGCCGAACGCTTCGCCCACGCCCGCGTGTTCGACCCCCTCGCGCGCGGCGAGGACAAGCTCGCCGGACTGCACGCCAACACGCAGATCCCGAAGGCGGTCGGCGCCGTCCGGATGTGGGAGGAAGGGCTCGACGACCGGTACCGGACGATCGGGGAGAACTTCTGGCGGATCGTCACCGGCCACCACACGTACGTCATCGGCGGCAACAGCAACGGCGAGGTGTTCCACGAACCCGACGTCATCGCGGGCCAGTTGTCGGACAGCACGTGTGAGAACTGCAACAGCTACAACATGCTCAAGCTGACCCGGCTGCTGCACTTCCACGCCCCCGGACGCACCGACCTCCTCGACCACTACGAGCGCGCCCTGTTCAACCAGATGCTCGGCGAGCAGGACCCCGACTCCGCGCACGGCTTCAACATCTACTACACCGGTCTCGCCCCGGGCTCCGCCAAACGCCAGCCGTCCTTCATGAGCCCCGAGGACGCCTACTCCACCGACTACACCAACTTCTCCTGCGACCACGGCACCGGCATGGAGACCCACGCCAAGTTCGCCGACACCATCTACAGCCACGACGAACAGCGCCTCCTGGTCAACCTGTTCATCCCCTCGGAGGTCAACTGGCGTGCCAAGGGCATCCGCTGGCGCCAGACGACCCGCCTCCCCGACCAGGACACGACCACCCTGACGGTCACCGCGGGACGGGCCCGGCACGCCCTCGTCGTCCGTATCCCCGGCTGGGCGCGGGGCGCCCGGGTCCGGCTCAACGGCCGTGCCCTGCCCGACCGTCCGGCGCCCGGCACCTGGTTCACCCTCGACCGCGCCTGGCGCCGGGGCGACCGCGTCGACGTCACCCTCCCGCTGCGCACCACCGTCGAGGCGACCCCCGACGACCCCGAGGTCCAGGCCGTCCTGCACGGGCCCGTCGTCCTCGCCGGCGCGTACGGCGACCGCGCGAACCCCTGGATGCCGCGCCTCGACGTGGCGAGCGTGCGCCGGGAGTCCGCCGATCCGCTGCGGTTCACAGCGCGGGCCGACGGTGAACAGGTCACCCTCCTGCCGATCGCCCGCGTCCACCACCAGCACTACTCCGTGTACTGGCGGACCGGTGAACCCCCGCCCCCGCCCCCGGAGTTCGTCGCCTGGCACCCCTTCGACGAGACGACCGGCACCAGCGCGTCCGACGCCACCGGCAACGGAAAGACCGCGACCCTCGCGGGCGGGGCGACGTGGACCCGGGGGCGCACCGGCGGCGCGGTCGCCCTCGACGGGACGGACGGCCATGTCGCCCTCGCCGCCGACCTGTTGGCGGGCGCCTCCGCCTACACCCTCGCCGCCTGGGTCCGCCTCACCGGCGAACCCGCCCCCTGGACCCGGATCTTCGACCTCGGCACCGGCGTCACCGCCAACCTCTTCCTCACCCCCCGCAGCTCCGCCGACACCCTGCGCTTCGCCATCACCGCCGGCGGCGGGGGCGCCGAACAGCGCATCGACGCACCCCAGTTGACCCCGGACCGCTGGACCCACGTCGCCGTGACCTACGGCACCGGCACCGCCGTCCTCTACGTCGACGGCACCGAAGCGGGCCGCAACACCGCCGTCACCGTCGAACCCCGCCACTTCGGCAACCACATCCGCACCGCCTGGCTCGGCCGCTCCCAGTACAACGACCCCTACCTGAAAGCCGCCCTGGACGACGTCCGCGTGTACGGGCGGACCCTGGACGCGACGGAGATCGCGGACCTGGCCCGCTGA
- a CDS encoding ATP-binding protein, which produces MIELPDLAVGGLAAGTLSALALGGGLLRARRRQARQQAEIAALRTQLDGSVRAFTAEIEHLAGRRVPAAARRIAHPHLEIPGPLQPLTAGTPLGVALEKVLESLRVEVTAQRGSVDAAAQAGMRGATREIQAALYRLQDALRGLQQQYDEPELAQTLFRLDHENEQSLRRAQVTAVVCGAWVGLAREESHLVDAVTGGQARLAGYQRVKVHNHLEPGTALVSHAVEPVAIIVAELLDNALRHSAPDTDVIVGLEHVHHGVCVTVDDAGVGMTLDERERAQRMVAGDEPIQLTDLGDPPRMGHAAIGRLTRQFELAVDLTSASPYGGVRAVLRIGTHLLTRLDPARRPPSASAPRTTRKPSEVPCPQPTPPVPPTPPAPPTPPAPPAPPTPPPPPPVPAPPYSAEASPAYAPEPPSPGPAFHGATAPAAGPSASPAPDDDFDFDELPQRRRRNRTARPSPSGSTPLGPVPGQEWSSPRRPARTPEESAAALGALQSGTAAARDGSTTETLRLTPTPQWDPAPAPTPRPPVTPDPADDWNHAGAPPEPAPEPRQPPDDRPDAPERRALDDTHEWPRVPAPAEAPPDAQPCPDDTVHQWLQGPADDPEPTPDAGAEEWPAATHERPPSHGDDTSYDWSRFATPHTAAEPEPTPDRGRERERSRPDDTPRDFERTEHQGGPTR; this is translated from the coding sequence ATGATCGAACTCCCGGACCTGGCCGTCGGCGGTCTCGCCGCCGGCACGCTGTCCGCGCTCGCCCTCGGCGGCGGCCTGCTGCGCGCCCGGCGCAGACAGGCCAGACAGCAGGCCGAGATCGCCGCGCTGCGCACCCAACTCGACGGGTCCGTACGGGCGTTCACCGCCGAGATCGAGCACCTGGCGGGGCGGCGGGTACCCGCCGCCGCGCGCCGGATCGCCCATCCGCACCTGGAGATACCCGGCCCGCTCCAGCCGCTCACGGCGGGCACCCCGCTCGGGGTCGCGCTGGAGAAGGTCCTGGAGTCGCTGCGCGTCGAGGTGACCGCGCAGCGCGGCAGCGTCGACGCGGCGGCGCAGGCCGGGATGCGGGGCGCCACGCGCGAGATCCAGGCGGCCCTCTACCGGCTCCAGGACGCCCTGCGCGGACTCCAGCAGCAGTACGACGAACCGGAGTTGGCGCAGACGCTGTTCCGGCTCGACCACGAGAACGAGCAGTCGCTGCGCCGGGCCCAGGTGACGGCGGTGGTGTGCGGGGCGTGGGTGGGGCTCGCGCGGGAGGAGTCGCACCTCGTCGACGCGGTGACCGGTGGCCAGGCCCGGCTCGCCGGGTACCAGCGCGTCAAGGTCCACAACCACCTCGAACCCGGCACCGCGCTCGTCTCGCACGCCGTCGAGCCCGTCGCGATCATCGTCGCCGAGTTGCTGGACAACGCGCTGCGCCACTCGGCGCCGGACACGGACGTCATCGTCGGCCTGGAGCACGTCCACCACGGGGTGTGCGTGACCGTCGACGACGCGGGCGTCGGCATGACCCTCGACGAGCGTGAGCGGGCGCAGCGCATGGTCGCCGGGGACGAGCCGATCCAGCTGACCGACCTCGGGGATCCGCCGCGTATGGGGCACGCCGCGATCGGGCGCCTGACCCGGCAGTTCGAGTTGGCCGTCGACCTGACGTCGGCGTCGCCGTACGGCGGGGTCCGCGCGGTGCTGCGCATCGGCACGCACCTGCTGACCAGGCTCGATCCCGCGCGCAGGCCCCCGTCGGCGAGCGCCCCGCGCACGACCCGCAAACCGTCCGAGGTCCCCTGCCCGCAGCCCACGCCCCCGGTCCCCCCGACGCCTCCCGCCCCGCCGACGCCTCCGGCTCCCCCGGCACCGCCCACGCCTCCGCCCCCGCCGCCCGTGCCGGCACCCCCGTACTCAGCCGAAGCGTCCCCCGCGTACGCCCCCGAGCCCCCGTCGCCGGGCCCCGCCTTCCACGGCGCCACCGCCCCCGCCGCAGGCCCCTCCGCAAGCCCCGCCCCCGACGACGACTTCGACTTCGACGAACTCCCCCAGCGCCGCCGCCGCAACCGCACCGCGCGCCCCTCCCCCAGCGGCAGTACCCCGCTGGGCCCGGTGCCGGGGCAGGAGTGGTCCTCGCCCCGGCGTCCGGCCCGTACCCCGGAGGAGTCGGCGGCGGCGCTCGGCGCCCTGCAGTCCGGCACGGCGGCGGCCCGCGACGGCTCCACGACCGAGACTCTCCGCCTCACCCCCACCCCCCAGTGGGACCCCGCCCCCGCGCCCACTCCACGCCCCCCGGTCACCCCGGACCCGGCGGACGACTGGAACCACGCCGGCGCCCCGCCCGAACCGGCCCCCGAACCCCGACAGCCCCCGGACGACCGGCCCGACGCGCCCGAACGCCGCGCGCTGGACGACACCCACGAGTGGCCCCGCGTCCCCGCCCCCGCCGAGGCCCCGCCGGACGCGCAGCCGTGCCCCGACGACACGGTCCACCAGTGGCTCCAGGGCCCGGCCGACGACCCTGAGCCGACCCCGGACGCGGGAGCCGAGGAGTGGCCCGCCGCCACCCACGAGCGCCCGCCCTCCCACGGCGACGACACCTCGTACGACTGGTCCCGCTTCGCCACCCCGCACACGGCGGCCGAGCCCGAGCCCACCCCCGATCGTGGCCGCGAGCGCGAGCGCTCCCGCCCCGACGACACCCCCCGAGACTTCGAGCGCACCGAACACCAAGGAGGCCCCACGCGATGA
- a CDS encoding roadblock/LC7 domain-containing protein, with protein MTTPETGDNTAWVLEPILEVPQVIAAVMLTRDGLVTGYTDALSRPSAERVAAITSTVQGACRTAAAAFADAERAVVRQVVIESDHGYVLIVPTDHGTCVAAYGSADVRLDLLAHRVHSQVARLGEKAMAAVPRGADDAGPA; from the coding sequence ATGACCACTCCCGAGACGGGTGACAACACGGCCTGGGTGCTGGAGCCGATCCTGGAGGTGCCGCAGGTGATCGCGGCCGTGATGCTGACCCGCGACGGCCTGGTCACCGGGTACACGGACGCGCTCAGCCGGCCGTCCGCCGAGCGCGTCGCGGCGATCACCAGCACCGTGCAGGGCGCCTGCCGTACGGCCGCCGCCGCGTTCGCGGACGCCGAGCGTGCCGTCGTCCGGCAGGTGGTGATCGAGTCGGACCACGGGTACGTGCTGATCGTGCCGACGGACCACGGCACGTGCGTGGCCGCGTACGGGAGCGCGGACGTGCGTCTTGACCTGCTGGCGCACCGCGTGCACTCGCAGGTCGCGCGGCTCGGCGAGAAGGCCATGGCGGCCGTGCCCCGAGGAGCCGACGACGCCGGACCCGCGTGA
- a CDS encoding DUF742 domain-containing protein — protein sequence MTGRPAGRPLVPAYLSTGGVARPSRPRLERLTVLARDPAVPVPPGLPAAELAVLDALSGGALALVEVAAVLRLPVSAVRVLIAALLDKELLLARAPMASAAHYDPDLLKRVADGLRALKR from the coding sequence GTGACGGGGCGCCCGGCCGGCCGGCCGCTGGTGCCGGCGTACCTCTCCACGGGCGGGGTCGCCCGCCCGAGCCGGCCGCGCCTCGAGCGGCTGACCGTCCTCGCCCGCGATCCCGCCGTCCCCGTGCCCCCGGGGCTGCCCGCGGCCGAACTCGCCGTCCTCGACGCGCTGTCGGGGGGCGCGCTCGCGCTGGTGGAGGTGGCGGCGGTGCTCCGGCTGCCGGTGTCGGCGGTGCGGGTGCTGATCGCCGCCCTGCTGGACAAGGAGCTGCTGCTCGCCCGTGCCCCGATGGCGTCCGCCGCGCACTACGACCCCGACCTGCTGAAGAGAGTGGCCGATGGCCTCCGCGCCCTCAAGCGTTAG
- a CDS encoding GTP-binding protein, whose product MASAPSSVSPPHLPDTARELVKILVAGPFGVGKTTLIDSVSEITPLHTEERLTQASAHVDDLAGVREKSTTTVAIDFGRISLPGGVVLYLFGTPGQERFRELWEDISYGALGALVLVDSRRLGASFDVLELVEDSGLPYAVAVNAFPDSPRHHTDAQVRRALDLEADTPMVTCDARDAHSSIDALLALVDHLILREAR is encoded by the coding sequence ATGGCCTCCGCGCCCTCAAGCGTTAGCCCCCCGCATCTCCCGGACACCGCGCGGGAGTTGGTGAAGATCCTGGTCGCGGGCCCGTTCGGGGTCGGCAAGACCACGCTGATCGACTCGGTCTCCGAGATCACCCCGCTGCACACGGAGGAGCGGCTGACCCAGGCGTCCGCCCACGTCGACGATCTGGCGGGGGTGCGGGAGAAGTCGACGACGACGGTCGCGATCGACTTCGGCCGTATCAGCCTGCCGGGCGGGGTGGTGCTGTACCTGTTCGGGACGCCGGGGCAGGAGCGGTTCCGGGAGCTGTGGGAGGACATCTCGTACGGGGCGCTGGGCGCCCTGGTGCTGGTGGACAGCCGCCGGCTCGGGGCGTCGTTCGACGTGCTGGAGCTGGTGGAGGACAGCGGGCTGCCGTACGCGGTGGCGGTCAACGCGTTCCCGGACTCGCCCCGCCACCACACGGACGCGCAGGTGCGCCGCGCGCTGGACCTGGAGGCGGACACGCCGATGGTGACGTGCGACGCGCGCGACGCCCACTCGTCGATCGACGCGCTGTTGGCGCTCGTCGACCATCTCATCCTCAGGGAGGCCAGGTGA
- a CDS encoding cytochrome P450, which translates to MTTYPPDQRDFSRSAPVRLWEEGFAADPHRYYAALRAQGPVGWAELAPGITAFVVTDRRAALEVLHDDTRFSHDPRAWETTVPVDSPVLGMMRWRPNALFSDGAAHLRYRRTLIDVFDLVEPHDLRARVHRAVRTVVGRIGPRGEADLVEEFARPLMALVFNDLFGLPDSQGDRLHRGLARMMEGGPEAAAGEAEYAGYVLDLVAAKAEQPGEDLPSRLLDHPLGLTEEEVTWQVFLTLGAGLEPTANLVSNTLSRILGNDLYYSTLTSGARPVTDAVVEVLHHETPLANYGIYYAREPVAFRGVWLPETVPVVVSYGALGVFAEREVTGGRHPSDASHLSWGAGPHACPVRRHTLLIVTEAIERLTQWLPDLRPVLPRDRLAWRPGPFHRSLKALPVRFTPRTPDQPGDPT; encoded by the coding sequence GTGACCACGTACCCCCCGGACCAGCGGGACTTCTCGCGGTCGGCGCCGGTGCGGCTGTGGGAGGAGGGTTTCGCGGCCGATCCGCACCGCTACTACGCGGCGCTGCGGGCGCAGGGCCCGGTGGGCTGGGCGGAACTGGCGCCGGGGATCACGGCGTTCGTGGTGACGGACCGGCGGGCGGCGCTCGAAGTGCTGCACGACGACACCCGGTTCTCGCACGACCCGCGGGCCTGGGAGACGACCGTGCCGGTGGACTCGCCGGTGCTGGGGATGATGCGGTGGCGGCCGAACGCGCTGTTCTCGGACGGCGCGGCGCACCTGCGCTACCGTCGGACGCTGATCGACGTGTTCGACCTGGTGGAGCCGCACGACCTGCGGGCGCGGGTGCACCGGGCGGTGCGCACGGTGGTGGGCCGGATCGGGCCGCGCGGTGAGGCCGACCTCGTCGAGGAGTTCGCGCGGCCGCTGATGGCGCTGGTCTTCAACGACCTGTTCGGGCTGCCCGACAGCCAGGGCGACCGGCTGCACCGGGGCCTGGCCCGGATGATGGAGGGCGGCCCGGAGGCGGCGGCCGGTGAGGCGGAGTACGCGGGGTACGTGCTGGACCTGGTGGCCGCGAAGGCGGAGCAGCCGGGCGAGGACCTGCCGAGCCGGCTCCTCGATCATCCGCTGGGGCTGACCGAGGAGGAAGTCACCTGGCAGGTGTTCCTCACGCTGGGCGCGGGCCTCGAACCGACGGCGAACCTCGTCTCCAACACCCTGTCGCGGATCCTCGGCAACGACCTGTACTACTCGACGCTGACCAGCGGCGCGCGTCCGGTGACGGACGCGGTGGTGGAGGTGCTGCACCACGAGACGCCGCTCGCCAACTACGGGATCTACTACGCGCGTGAGCCGGTCGCGTTCCGGGGGGTGTGGCTGCCGGAGACGGTGCCGGTGGTGGTGTCGTACGGGGCGCTCGGGGTGTTCGCGGAGCGTGAGGTGACCGGCGGGCGGCATCCGTCGGACGCCTCGCACCTGTCGTGGGGCGCGGGCCCGCACGCCTGTCCGGTGCGCCGGCACACGCTGCTCATCGTCACCGAGGCCATCGAGCGGCTGACGCAGTGGCTGCCCGACCTGCGTCCGGTGCTGCCGCGCGACCGGCTCGCCTGGCGTCCCGGCCCCTTCCACCGTTCCCTCAAGGCCCTGCCCGTCCGTTTCACCCCGCGCACTCCCGACCAGCCTGGAGACCCGACGTGA